The DNA segment CAGTGAGGCGGCTATGAAGTAGGGGCGGAGAAGTTCGGAGTAACTCACATGTCCCGTGTGAACACTTTTGTGCTGGAGCCCCCGTTCGCCCATCCAAACAGGTATCACGAAGGCGGCACCGATGAGGGCAAATATGAGCGTAAAGGTGAATGCCCCGACAAAGCCCAGAATGTCCGAGAGGTAACCCCCGAGGGCAGGCCCTACGATGTTGCCGAGAGAGAACATCATGCCGCGCCAGCCGAGGGTCTCTCCCACCCTTCCCTCAGGTGCGAGGTCAACGGCTGTGGAGAGACTGGAGGGGAAGAATATACCCATTGAGAACCCGTGAATTGCCCTTGCAAAAGCAAATACCCACAGGTTCCCCATGAGTGCGGACGACACGTAGAGGAGGCCCGCGACCATCCCAAGGACGTTCCCCAGTATCATGGCCTGGAACCGGTAGCCCCTGTCCCCGATCAGGCCGCCCAGGGGCTTCGAAATCAGGGATATGACCGATGCTATGCCCGCCACCAGGCCAACGAGAAACGGTGTCGCACGGAGCGTGATCGCAAATGGTGAGATTATGGGGTTCACTACGCTTATCCCCAGGAAGAAGAAAAACGTGGACAGGTTGAGCAGCCAGACGTCCCTAAGGCGGCCCCCCACTAAACACCCGCCTCCGGCCCTTTCATACCG comes from the Thermococcus thioreducens genome and includes:
- a CDS encoding MFS transporter, which produces MGGRLRDVWLLNLSTFFFFLGISVVNPIISPFAITLRATPFLVGLVAGIASVISLISKPLGGLIGDRGYRFQAMILGNVLGMVAGLLYVSSALMGNLWVFAFARAIHGFSMGIFFPSSLSTAVDLAPEGRVGETLGWRGMMFSLGNIVGPALGGYLSDILGFVGAFTFTLIFALIGAAFVIPVWMGERGLQHKSVHTGHVSYSELLRPYFIAASLALFFFAFSYAGVITYLPAFYKTIDLPQRVFGLYMMVMGVASFIMRLIGGRTADRIGPIPVIRTGVLLVIAGYVVLIYYRLPYPSYISALLIGGGFGLSVPAMQLMALAPLPGRIRTMGSSVYTMFFDLGMLGGQVVLGYVAGLRGYAGVFPLLPFIAAASLIIVHAPLIMGGREK